In Helicoverpa armigera isolate CAAS_96S chromosome 22, ASM3070526v1, whole genome shotgun sequence, the genomic stretch gaaaattttataaaattactggAAACAATGTTCCCAGGCAAGATGTTAAGTCCAATCCCTCAGAATAATAGATACAGTCAGCTTTAtaagtaaaaagaaaatctaTAATAGTTGAAATAGCTGAccaaattaatatgtattatggtttcatgtaaaattatttgttagtgagaaataattataacattatttaaataaagatccTAATAAATCCATTGCATGTTTTCCTTaccctataaataaataaacaaaaattaataaaaatattttattaaaatgtataatacaATCATCATTTACAAGTCAAAATGAAGTTTTAAATGCCTTAAGTTTTTtggaattcttttttttatattatactctCCTTAATATTTAAACTGAAATGATACTAATTAAGCTATCTCAATTCTGATAACTTTACATACTTAAAACAATACtgcttataaattaaaaaacatgcCTAACAGATGCAATCAAAAAGCATCagataagtatttaatatattgaGTAATTGTTCATGAATATACAGGTTCACCCTTTAAGACTAATACACAAGCATTACCCCTTAATAACCAGGTTAAAGTTATTGCAATGGTTAGAACTCCTTCAATAAGGGACTGTGTGTAATGTCTACAAACATACATCAGCCATAAGGAAAATACACTAATTCACAGTGTAGCACTACATACTTCATATTCCTATTAGTCATACTCATGCGATTACGTTAAAATTCAAGTTTAGAATCTCTTCAAGAACTCCTCGGAACAGATCCTGGCGCGCGCGTTTACAGCCAGTTTCATTTCACTAATTTCCTTATCGATTTCCTCCATGAAGTATATCACGAAATCAACCAACTTGTGTTTATACATTTGCTCGGTGTGGAAATTTGTTATTAAGAAACTGATATGATATCCGTCCACCGGTTTCCGCCTCAATACGATGAAGTTTTCCGCTCTCATCATCATGAACCGCATAAACTTTTTGCACAAAATCTTTTCGATCTCGTCTGCTTGCTTAATCATAATGCTCACTCTAATAGAGTTTATTGACGACTCGATCAGCACTTTCTCGTTCGCATTTCGTGAAATTATCACTGGATTCAGTAGGAGCTCTTTGCTTGTTCTAACCTCGACCTCGGGTTTGTTGTATCGCTCTACCACTTGTGAAGAAAAGTGCTCTAAACACATCGCCGCAGTAAGCGTGTGACGAACTGCTGTTAAATATGGCTTTAAGGTTGCCGACATTATATCgaaatttcttaaaatatatattatccgTACCACACCTAGAGCGTTTGACACTTAATCTGACAGTTTGTTGACAGGTTGTCTTACTCATAAATCGCAAACGAAACGCACTCATCACAAAAAAGATGCGTCATTTACAACTTCAAATGTTACCATTTACCAATGAAAGAAAATGTCGGGATTAGATTATTTGCATTCGAATTCAGCGGTAGATTAGTATAGGAATAATTTAAACTGGCAAAAGAATACATTGTCATTCCGATATTACTGAAGTCATGGTCACGGGTTGCCGACTTTGTTCAGAATCTTAAATATTCAGATTGCTCTATAAATAATAACGCAAAGCGCGGTCTCACTCAGCGTACGCCTCACCCTCACATTATCTAGATTCCCATCGTCACCCGTGTGATGATagagcatcatcatcatcatcatctcagccataggacgtccactgctgaacataggacTCCCCCTtcgatctccacagatacctgttggaagcgacctgcatccagcgagcgttttccggcgacctttataaggtcgtctgtccacctcgttggtggacgtcctacgctgcgcttgctagtccgtggtctccactccagcacttttcggccccatctgccatctgctctgcgagcaatatggcctgcccattgccacttcaacttgctaatccggtgggctatatcggtcactttggttcgtctacggatctcctcgttttggattcgatcacgtagagaaacacagAGCATTGAATGCATTTATTTCATTCACAAATAATGCCATCTTTTACAGATATTAAATTTTTCCTTtgtgaataaatgactttttacaAGGTTTTAAGGTACcataaacaagaaaaacaattaaaactgtCCTCTGTGATTTTTTTCCAACTGGCAATTGAAAACAATGATGGCGACCGATTGTAAAGTGATGGAAGTATAACGTTAACGGCatgagttttaataatatttccgTAGTTAAAgttgtaataaatacatttttaacattaatagTGAACATATGACCAATTAGTGTAATAGTTATAACTATCTGAAACCATGGCGCGAGAGTTTGACCACCTTTTCAAACTGCTGATTATCGGTGACAGTGGTGAGTGGGCGAGGCCTGTGATGTTAAAACTTCGTAACCGAATAATGGTTTGTGCAGTTTAGTCAACGGTGTAATGTTGATATGTTTTAGGTGTGGGTAAAAGCTGTCTTCTCCTGCGATTCGCCGACAACACATTCTCCGGTAGTTACATTACTACGATAGGGGTCGATTTCAAAATAAGAACTTTAGAAATAAACGGTGAGCGAGTGAAGCTACAGATATGGGATACGGCAGGCCAGGAGAGGTTCAGGACGATAACGAGTACGTACTACAGAGGAACGCACGGCGTCATCGTGGTCTACGATGTCACGAACGGGGAGTCCTTCGCCAATGTCAAGAGGTGGCTTCACGAGATCGAGCAGAATTGTGATGTTGTTAATAAAGTCTTAGGTGAGTAGCATTTAAACTTGGAACACGTTTTGGAGCCCAAAATATTCAAAGACTTCCTAATTACAAGTGCAAAATACATCAGAGGATGTTATCGATGCTAAATAGGCAGGTAATTACGGTCTAAttacttgaattttattttctagtctGTAATACACAACAATTGATGGTGAAACAACCTTTTTATGGCTGTTTCTCAACCATGATGCACATTTGGGCTATTACAGTGGCCAAATgtttaacaacaacaaaaagaaTCTTCTGTCACACTCTAATTATTTTGGCCAGACAGTTAATTTCTTTTAAGTAATCATTACATAATCAACAGCTTTCtagaattgcaaaaaatattataattgcaaTCTAAACCAATtctattaatgaaaaaaaattggttgtttGTAAAGTAGGTTTACGATTGAGATGTTTACGTGATAACGTCTTATTGGTGATATAAGTTTTTGGGAAGTAAGGTATTAATGAAgataacaattttttcaaactttaaatTACATCTATCGTTTTATTCACACTTTTGATGATAAATTTCGGGTGTAAAATGACAAGTTTACTTATTTGACTATGATATACATTTTTcttcatacatacattcatacaaaCATACTTTTATACATTTATCCGCACGAGAAAATTCTCCATTCGTTTGTATGCCGCTAGAGTGAGAGAGACGGGAGATCGGTCCACTCACTCGAACGCTATGCCAGCCTCCGCTCGAGATGAGACGGGAGATCGGTCCGTCTCTCTCTCGCTATACCTGCGATCGCGCTTGTGAGGTTTTGGTGTGACACAAGTTTCTGAACATGTCACCCGACTAAAACGATTTTAAAGATGTTATCACGtcaaaaacatttgtttgtatttgtgtagtctccaaagttattaattatatttttattaaatatctgAGCGGTTTCTAACAGGAAAATAATTAGCTAAAGGTAAAACACAATTAATGCATTCGtgtaaaagaaataagtaaCATTTTCCCTAGCaaagtacatttttaaatgaactGCCACTAGGAccataaatgtatttattttttgtaaaagaaagcAAACACTTAATTACAATCAGCCAGTATGACTCAAATGGGCTATGTGATTGTgacctttttaaattaaatatatgtttataaTATGTCTTTCCTTTGTGTTAGTTAGCATAATATTTGGgtttttcagatcaaattgcaAGAAGactgtaa encodes the following:
- the Arpc4 gene encoding actin-related protein 2/3 complex subunit 4 encodes the protein MSATLKPYLTAVRHTLTAAMCLEHFSSQVVERYNKPEVEVRTSKELLLNPVIISRNANEKVLIESSINSIRVSIMIKQADEIEKILCKKFMRFMMMRAENFIVLRRKPVDGYHISFLITNFHTEQMYKHKLVDFVIYFMEEIDKEISEMKLAVNARARICSEEFLKRF
- the LOC110375593 gene encoding ras-related protein Rab-35 — its product is MAREFDHLFKLLIIGDSGVGKSCLLLRFADNTFSGSYITTIGVDFKIRTLEINGERVKLQIWDTAGQERFRTITSTYYRGTHGVIVVYDVTNGESFANVKRWLHEIEQNCDVVNKVLVGNKNDCPSRKVVVTEDAQRFANQMNIPLFETSAKENINVEEMFLTITKMVLRSKLEMKERQNVTSKDTVHLKSNIKTRKKCC